Below is a genomic region from Nitrososphaera sp..
GGAACCTATAATCCAGTTGATCGCCGCAATCGGCGGGACGCTCGGACTGTCTGTGCTCTTCGGCCTGTACATGGCAAGAATGATCTCGTACGAATCTAGGCCTATTGAAAGAACCCTTGCCAAGGTCGAGAGCGGCTTTTACAGGCTGATTGGAATTGATGCGACCAAAGGAATGACCTGGAAGCGCTACTTCATTGCAATATTGGTTACGGATGTTTCCGCCGGCGTCATACTGTTTCTGATCCTAACTTTTCAAAATTATTTGCCAACTGCGACGCCGGGAATCGCAGGACTGGCCCCCGATCTGGCGTTTCACACCGCTGTCTCGTTTATGACAAACACCGACCTGCAGCATTACAATGGAGATCAACAGCTCACCGTATTTTCGCAGATGGTGGGGCTCACCTTTCTGATGTTTATCGCGCCCGCAACTGCAATTTCCTCCGGATTTGCTTTTATCCGCGCGTTTATTCGAAGGAATTTCGGCCTCGGAAACTTTTACGTGGATATGATAAGGGTGACAGTCACCCTTCTGCTTCCGGTTTCGTTCATCTCGTCTCTCATACTGATTTATGCTGGAGTTCCGCAGACGCTGCAGCCCTCACTTTCGTTTAATGACCTTGAGGGAAAGCCGCAAACAATTACGATGGGTCCAGTCGGGTCGCTGGAATCGATAAAGGAACTTGGCCATAACGGCGGCGGTTATTTTGGCGCAAATTCTGCACATCCATTCGAGAATCCTAACGGCCTTACAAACGTGTACGAGATTATGCTGATTCTTGTCATTCCACTGGCATTCCCCATAGCATATGGAAAACTCGTCGGCTGGGGTAGAGGGATCTCAATTCTCATCACCATGCTTATTGGCTTCGGCTTGATGCTGGGCATCGCATTCTACCAACCCAGTGGCCCCACAGGACTTGACACG
It encodes:
- the kdpA gene encoding potassium-transporting ATPase subunit KdpA; translated protein: MEPIIQLIAAIGGTLGLSVLFGLYMARMISYESRPIERTLAKVESGFYRLIGIDATKGMTWKRYFIAILVTDVSAGVILFLILTFQNYLPTATPGIAGLAPDLAFHTAVSFMTNTDLQHYNGDQQLTVFSQMVGLTFLMFIAPATAISSGFAFIRAFIRRNFGLGNFYVDMIRVTVTLLLPVSFISSLILIYAGVPQTLQPSLSFNDLEGKPQTITMGPVGSLESIKELGHNGGGYFGANSAHPFENPNGLTNVYEIMLILVIPLAFPIAYGKLVGWGRGISILITMLIGFGLMLGIAFYQPSGPTGLDTRFGNFGSVLFNVASVATNTGAVASALTGMSPAAVTSLFLGMFVQAIPGAAGVGMMTMMMYVILSLFIVGLMVGKTPEFMSMKISSKDVKLAVFIFLLHPALILIPTALAFTTGNAQAVTSSPNNKVSAIAYTEVLYEFTSSAANNGSDYLGTSANTLFFNWSTGLVMFIGRFAPLGLMMALAGSFTTKERKEAPEPIKTQGPLFITVLLIMTFLLTALTFFPFIVIGPFSL